In one Silene latifolia isolate original U9 population chromosome 10, ASM4854445v1, whole genome shotgun sequence genomic region, the following are encoded:
- the LOC141608274 gene encoding uncharacterized protein LOC141608274, producing MPDSSHSPPHSDSSGSVDKRDVLLALASKNKDGFVTGTCPRPPKTDKRYNLWSRCDMLVLQWIKHSMDKKLRDNFAYVTYSKDLWTELVERYGQLNGIELYQLKRDLTNISQDNLPIVDYYGTLKRTWEEIDDIDPLPMCICGAMNACTCNLFKRILDREAHSKLIQLLMGLNSTYESVKEHVLTMEIMPTINRVLGLLQKVEKQKQLSDLIESVPEANAYASHQSFASKDGNSDHFTKKQKTDQEDPPPQKKCANCNKKGHLIEECFQLQTCTFCKIKGHIREHCYKLKKLLAARNKAARGGHNSKRGRGGYNRGGANNANISYCDDEFDDYDDFTPLQTPQSMLKGSTSIADNDDLVSGLVDTITDRVIKNISQRFPSSTAGSANASQSMNFSGNSDYSYAYAIQDYSHASSWIVDTGASDHMTSNIQLLHDITKLNRPITVVLPDGSLKLVHNIGTMQLTEHIKLKNVFVVPGFRQNLLSVGSLLQHTNMRVIFFPSVCWFQDLSNKKVLATGRKQAGLYKISQDLEYKNSTVKQKCKVLNKHVQSNNCMKDTDLYLLHQRLGHTSMDKLKHVSGAQLCNGTKSFDCQICILSKHHAIPFPRSNSHASTCFELVHMDVWGPYKVSTMLGAKSFLTIVDDHSRSTWTYLIQTKQKVPQIIKAFLIHVETQFGGKIKLVRTDNGTEFIQEPCKLMFNTRGIIHQTSIAGTPQQNARVERKHRHLLDTARALKIQSNVPLKFWGECLLTATYLINKMPVAKLDWKCPHEILFGELPSYDELRVFGSLCYATVPAKLRDKLGYRARKCIFLGYPYGNKGYKLYDLEKHTMFTSRDVIFKESIFPYRHRQLHDNLVQHKHITELNVPNEMHHKSFTEALNDATERILDSQPQSTENNTCDNDVNISHPDTETEIHSLTQDSSCTTSRPSDNNNSDIIQNVIQPEQTVRKSDRQRRPSTLLNDYYCPKLSKKSHTSLHASILAELPMFDNSYLAFLNNVFLEHEPTHFEQARHDVRWVEAMDKELAALEANQTWTMTELPQGKKAIGCK from the exons ATGCCTGATTCATCACATTCTCCACCACATTCTGATTCCTCTGGTTCTGTTGAT AAGAGAGATGTACTTCTGGCTTTAGCGTCTAAGAACAAGGACGGTTTCGTAACTGGAACCTGTCCTAGACCTCCCAAAACTGACAAGAGGTACAATCTTTGGTCAAGGTGTGACATGTTAGTCCTTCAATGGATTAAGCATTCCATGGACAAGAAGCTTCGGGATAATTTTGCTTATGTCACCTATTCTAAGGACTTGTGGACCGAGTTAGTTGAGAGGTATGGACAGCTGAATGGCATTGAGTTGTATCAGCTCAAGCGAGATCTAACCAACATTTCTCAAGATAATCTGCCAATTGTTGACTATTATGGTACTTTGAAGAGAACTTGGGAAGAAATTGATGATATAGATCCCTTACCTATGTGCATCTGTGGAGCAATGAATGCTTGCACTTGCAATCTCTTTAAGAGAATTCTAGATAGAGAGGCTCATTCAAAGTTGATTCAGTTATTGATGGGACTGAATTCTACTTATGAGAGTGTCAAGGaacatgtcctcaccatggagaTCATGCCTACTATAAATAGGGTGTTGGGACTTTTGCAGAAGGTGGAAAAGCAGAAGCAGCTTTCTGATCTTATAGAGAGTGTCCCTGAAGCTAATGCTTATGCTAGCCATCAGTCTTTTGCTTCTAAAGATGGAAATTCTGATCACTTCACTAAGAAGCAGAAGACTGATCAGGAGGATCCTCCACCACAGAAGAAATGTGCTAACTGCAATAAGAAGGGGCATCTGATAGAGGAATGTTTTCAGCTTCAGACCTGTACTTTCTGCAAGATCAAAGGACACATTCGTGAGCATTGTTACAAGCTCAAAAAGTTACTGGCAGCAAGGAACAAGGCTGCGAGAGGAGGCCATAATAGCAAGAGGGGCAGGGGTGGTTACAACAGAGGAGGAGCAAACAATGCCAACATCTCATACTGTGATGATGAatttgatgattatgatgattTTACACCACTTCAAACTCCACAGTCCATGCTTAAGGGCTCTACTTCAATTGCTGACAATGATGATCTTGTTTCTGGATTGGTAGACACAATCACTGACAGAGTTATCAAGAACATCTCTCAGAGGTTTCCTTCTTCTACTGCTGGTTCAGCAAATGCTTCACAGTCCATGAATTTTTCAGGTAATTCTGATTACTCATATGCTTATGCTATTCAAGATTACTCTCATGCATCTAGTTGGATAGTTGACACTGGTGCATCTGATCACATGACCTCTAACATACAGTTGTTGCATGATATCACCAAATTAAACAGACCTATTACTGTTGTTCTTCCTGATGGTAGCCTAAAATTGGTGCATAACATAGGAACAATGCAACTGACAGAACACATTAAACTTAAGAATGTCTTTGTAGTACCTGGTTTTAGACAAAATCTTCTGTCTGTAGGTTCTTTACTGCAACATACTAATATGAGGGTTATTTTCTTTCCATCTGTATGCTGGTTCCAGGACCTTTCAAATAAGAAAGTATTAGCAACTGGAAGAAAGCAGGCAGGTTTATACAAAATTTCTCAGGATTTGGAGTATAAGAATAGTACTGTTAAGCAGAAATGCAAAGTGTTAAATAAGCATGTTCAATCAAATAATTGTATGAAAGATACTGATTTGTATTTGTTGCATCAAAGGCTTGGTCATACATCTATGGACAAATTGAAACATGTATCTGGTGCTCAATTGTGTAATGGAACAAAGTCTTTTGATTGTCAAATTTGCATTTTGTCTAAGCATCATGCAATACCCTTTCCTAGAAGCAATTCTCATGCCTCCACCTGTTTTGAATTGGTCCATATGGATGTTTGGGGACCTTATAAAGTCAGCACTATGCTTGGTGCTAAATCATTCTTGACCATAGTAGATGATCATTCTAGATCTACCTGGACTTATCTCATTCAGACCAAACAAAAAGTTCCACAAATAATTAAAGCTTTTCTTATACATGTGGAAACACAATTTGGTGGGAAAATTAAATTAGTAAGGACAGACAATGGGACTGAATTTATACAAGAACCCTGCAAACTGATGTTCAATACTAGAGGAATAATACACCAGACTAGCATTGCAGgcacaccacaacaaaatgctaGAGTAGAGAGAAAACACAGACACTTATTAGATACTGCAAGAGCATTAAAAATCCAATCTAATGTGCCTCTCAAATTTTGGGGGGAATGTTTACTCACAGCTACTTATCTTATCAATAAAATGCCTGTAGCAAAGCTAGATTGGAAATGTCCTCATGAAATATTATTTGGTGAACTCCCATCTTATGATGAATTAAGAGTTTTTGGGTCACTATGTTATGCAACTGTACCAGCAAAGTTGAGAGACAAGTTGGGGTATAGGGCTAGAAAATGTATTTTTCTAGGATATCCATATGGAAATAAAGGATACAAACTCTATGATCTAGAGAAGCATACAATGTTTACTAGTAGAGATGTCATATTTAAGGAAAGTATTTTTCCTTATAGACACCGTCAGTTACATGATAATTTGGTTCAGCATAAGCACATAACTGAACTTAATGTACCTAATGAGATGCATCACAAATCTTTTACTGAAGCTCTTAATGATGCTACTGAAAGAATTTTGGATTCACAACCACAGTCAACAGAGAACAATACTTGTGATAATGATGTTAACATCTCACATCCAGACACAGAGACTGAAATTCACAGTCTCACACAAGATAGTTCTTGTACCACATCCAGGCCTAGTGACAATAATAATTCTGATATCATACAGAATGTCATACAACCTGAGCAAACAGTAAGAAAGTCAGATAGGCAAAGAAGACCTTCCACTTTGCTGAATGATTATTACTGCCCAAAATTAAGTAAGAAAAGTCATACTAGCTTACATGCTAGTATTCTTGCTGAATTGCCAATGTTTGATAATTCATATTTGGCATTTTTAAACAATGTCTTTCTTGAACATGAGCCTACTCATTTTGAACAAGCAAGACATGATGTAAGATGGGTAGAGGCCATGGATAAAGAGTTAGCTGCTCTAGAAGCAAATCAGACCTGGACAATGACTGAATTACCACAGGGAAAGAAAGCAATAGGGTGCAAATGA
- the LOC141608275 gene encoding uncharacterized protein LOC141608275: MVIPFFTALGVTNSQQDVNKERAENKRRYLGWQSVRLKPQESDADLYEIDVNTPTSLSLEGPRSPISDREKPSPSSVSDREEPSRSSITETHTTASKNWPSRKAAEKVQSYKDMPLNIKMRRPN, from the exons ATGGTGATACCCTTTTTTACAGCATTAGGAGTTACAAATTCTCAACAAGATGTCAATAAGGAGAGAGCTGAAAACAAAAG GCGGTATTTGGGATGGCAATCAGTTCGGTTGAAACCTCAGGAATCAGATGCAGACTTGTATGAGATAGATGTTAATACCCCTACGAGTCTGTCCTTGGAGGGGCCTCGTTCACCAATCTCCGACAGGGAGAAGCCTTCTCCTTCATCAGTCTCCGACAGGGAGGAGCCTTCTCGTTCATCAATCACTGAAACCCACACTACTGCCTCAAAGAACTGGCCATCACGCAAAGCTGCTGAAAAGGTCCAGTCCTACAAGGATATGCCATTGAACATCAAAATGAGGAGACCCAATTGA
- the LOC141609206 gene encoding uncharacterized protein LOC141609206, which yields MEQNLVLVMSTSLDSEDGSTYGIPHRIYCAEFHLVDLKTKEIHLKYVPSLPQCVATSSLVAVDKFLYIFGGPSSSYDTSHFDPQYFDSHLKLFMGASRLSLDLDLDPSQVPKPVLNCSFPFCISLATKIYSFGSVVFIPEVFDPMNGPQNWEAIVDYPSDLKDCQVSDYPIPDPSNTRILMHLTGGKLPSPSIYSYSPTRGWEPIIRDFRGWTRVAAVVDNVIFFHSLEYSGVVRGFDIQSGHWLRVRWAASKSGFTGSNMNKSRMEFDALLPMGDRMLCLAVWTFTSVSDDLGRSRPTIRMTFLKYSVKRINSTLLTLHPDSSFSCDLPATSKVLNFLPV from the coding sequence ATGGAACAGAATTTGGTACTTGTTATGTCAACGAGTCTGGATTCAGAAGATGGAAGTACGTATGGTATACCACATCGAATCTATTGTGCGGAATTTCATTTGGTCGATCTAAAGACCAAAGAAATTCATCTTAAATACGTGCCTTCACTGCCTCAATGTGTTGCTACTAGTTCTCTGGTGGCCGTCGATAAGTTTCTCTACATCTTTGGTGGCCCCTCTTCTTCTTATGATACTTCCCACTTTGATCCCCAATACTTTGATTCTCACCTGAAATTATTCATGGGCGCCTCTCGTCTTTctttggatttggatttggacCCGTCTCAAGTTCCAAAGCCCGTCTTAAATTGCTCCTTCCCTTTCTGCATTAGCCTGGCTACCAAAATATACAGCTTTGGATCTGTAGTATTTATACCTGAGGTTTTTGATCCTATGAATGGCCCCCAAAATTGGGAAGCAATCGTGGATTACCCGTCTGATCTTAAGGATTGTCAAGTGTCTGATTATCCAATCCCCGACCCTTCCAATACTCGCATTCTTATGCATCTCACAGGCGGTAAACTTCCATCGCCGTCCATTTATTCCTATAGCCCTACCCGTGGTTGGGAACCTATCATCCGTGATTTCCGAGGTTGGACCCGGGTTGCTGCTGTTGTTGATAATGTCATCTTTTTTCATAGCCTTGAATATTCTGGTGTTGTTCGTGGTTTTGATATTCAAAGTGGGCATTGGTTGAGAGTACGTTGGGCTGCTTCAAAGTCTGGCTTCACTGGTAGTAATATGAATAAGAGTAGAATGGAGTTTGATGCGCTGCTTCCTATGGGCGACAGGATGTTGTGCTTGGCTGTCTGGACATTTACATCCGTGTCTGATGACCTTGGTCGTTCTCGTCCTACTATCAGAATGACTTTTCTCAAGTACTCAGTGAAGCGCATTAATTCAACCCTCTTAACCCTCCATCCTGATTCCTCATTCTCGTGCGATCTTCCAGCAACTTCCAAAGTGCTTAACTTCCTGCCTGTTTAG
- the LOC141608276 gene encoding F-box/kelch-repeat protein At3g06240-like: MAMLPTEILLDEILPKLPVKSLLRFKSVSKQFETLISSPNFILRHLRHSLSSATNRLLITSEKGRLQSSDLDSPDNPPVPLPLPDFFRPSYEISMIGFCNGLLLLGSGADFLLINPSTGFYSAIPGISGPVYYSRFGFGYDPVNDEYKIAAIDEHHIAVLNLSDKLWRIVDNSRADNVASVPDGRLYAAVYDNHLCHWLNWCELRNRHRIVCFDLLIENWTRDIPLPNYNDNDDNSGDNSDTSQNFADLLFDECRDKRNDVTALHVLNGFLSVLTRNNDDNSADGYDVWVMKEYGIKESWIKLLGFSDTRCTPLAFGGGSSSKVLCKTGSPGRNRLKWYIVRQKQYKNAEIHDVHGVKRLYDVCVVNGSLVSVPGGKRIRGNTQGGNRRW, from the coding sequence ATGGCGATGCTCCCAACAGAAATCCTCCTTGACGAAATCCTCCCTAAATTACCCGTCAAATCTCTCCTTCGCTTCAAATCCGTCTCCAAacaattcgaaaccctaatttcttccccAAATTTCATCCTCCGCCATCTCCGTCACTCTCTCTCCTCCGCCACCAATCGCCTCCTCATCACCTCCGAAAAAGGTAGGCTTCAATCCTCCGATCTCGACTCGCCGGATAACCCGCCAGTACCCCTTCCCTTACCCGACTTTTTCAGACCCTCGTATGAAATTTCCATGATTGGTTTTTGTAATGGATTGCTCTTACTTGGTAGTGGTGCCGATTTTTTGTTGATAAACCCGTCTACCGGATTCTATTCGGCTATCCCTGGGATTAGTGGGCCGGTTTACTATAGTCGTTTTGGGTTCGGGTATGATCCTGTTAATGATGAGTATAAGATTGCAGCAATTGATGAACATCACATTGCGGTTTTGAATTTGAGCGACAAATTATGGCGTATTGTTGATAATTCTCGCGCAGATAATGTCGCTAGCGTACCAGATGGTCGTCTGTACGCTGCTGTTTATGATAACCATTTATGTCATTGGCTAAACTGGTGTGAATTACGGAATAGGCATCGGATTGtttgttttgatcttttgatcgaaaattGGACCCGGGACATTCCTTTGCCTAattataatgataatgatgataactCTGGTGATAATTCGGATACTTCACAGAATTTTGCTGATTTGTTGTTTGACGAGTGTCGGGATAAACGAAATGATGTGACTGCATtacatgttttgaatgggtttttGTCAGTGTTGACACGGAATAATGACGATAACTCTGCTGATGGTTACGACGTGTGGGTTATGAAAGAGTATGGAATTAAAGAGTCATGGATTAAGTTGTTGGGGTTTTCGGATACACGTTGTACTCCTCTGGCTTTTGGCGGAGGATCAAGTTCGAAAGTTCTTTGTAAAACTGGTTCGCCTGGAAGAAACAGACTTAAATGGTACATTGTTAGacaaaaacagtataaaaatgcagaAATCCATGATGTTCATGGTGTTAAGCGTTTGTATGATGTCTGTGTTGTTAATGGAAGCCTTGTGAGTGTTCCCGGTGGAAAACGAATTAGAGGCAACACGCAGGGTGGAAATCGAAGATGGTGA